The Desulfuromonadales bacterium sequence AGCGTCCCGCGGCTGCCGATCCAGCCGAGAACGACATCCCCTTTCGCGTCTTCTGCCGGTGTTCTGGCAGCGTAGCGGGTCATGTCCAAGGGGGTGGGGATCATGATCGTCGGCCGATGGCAGGCACGGGCCTCTTCGCACAGATAATCATTGCCGGCAATGAGCAGATCGGCCCGCGCCGCGGTGGCGGCGAAGCGTCGGCGTTGACGGGCGTGCTGCTCGGCGCTCGCCGGTCCGTCCTTGTACATGACGGCATCGTCGAAATCGTAGATAAGCCGCTTGCTCAGTCGCCGAAGCAGGGAGAGTTCCAGGAAAGAAAACAGTTTCTTCTGAACAAAAACAACGTCGGCAGCACGGACCTGGCGAATCAGCTGCAGCCAGTGGCGCGAGGTCTTCGATAGGGCGCGTATTTCGTGCCGGATTCCCGCCGCCTCAAGGGCCGGAAAGTACTGCAGCACCCGATAGCGGGTGCTGGCTTTATCCAACCGCGGGACGAGAAAGAGCACCTGCAGAGGCGTTGCACCTTTGGCAAACGACTCCTTGCTCACAGGGGGCGCTCCTTACGGGCAAAGATGCTCATGCGGCTGGTTTTCCCCAGGGCGGCGAGAACCCCTACCAGCGGGCCGAGAACCACGCCCCTGACCAGAGGGTGACGCAAAGCCCGAGCCAGCATTTTGTTTTCCAGGTATTCGGCCGACTGGAGAAAATCCTTCCTGGCTTTCTGGTGAAGGATTTCCTCGACGGCAAACCCCGCCTGGCGCAGAAACCGGGTAACCGTCTCCGGCGAGAAATGACTGAGATGCTGGGGGACCTGCAGCGTATAGCATTTGTCCTTGAAGAGCCTCGCCTCGAACCCGGTAATATCGGGGACGGAGAGGATGAACTGGCCATCGCTGCGCAGCAGCTTGTTGATTCGGCGCAATGCTTCGGCAGGATCGTAGAGGTGCTCGAGAACCATGCTCATGTGCACCACGTCGAACGACTCATCAGGAAAATCGAGGTCGGCAAAGGAGCCGCTGCGTACATTGACGAGGCCAAGTTCTTCCCGGGCATAACTGGCCGCCGTGGCATTGAGTTCGCTGCCGTACACCTTCCAGCCGAGCTCCTGCATCCGCCACAGATATCCTCCCCAGGCGCAGCCGATATCGAGCAGCCTGCCGTTCGGCACGAAGCGTGGCACGTGGGCCAGGCGCAGTTTGTTGCGCCAGAGAAGGC is a genomic window containing:
- a CDS encoding class I SAM-dependent methyltransferase codes for the protein MSSSDLQYDLETVPCALCGSDRHYIYFSRAKELYNGFDAYFNVVRCRNCGFVFTNPRPTAATIGSFYPDSAQYYQPKTSRATNGNWSRKKWKRALQQSVLARRFGYELRRLPSLVDFLPGLLWRNKLRLAHVPRFVPNGRLLDIGCAWGGYLWRMQELGWKVYGSELNATAASYAREELGLVNVRSGSFADLDFPDESFDVVHMSMVLEHLYDPAEALRRINKLLRSDGQFILSVPDITGFEARLFKDKCYTLQVPQHLSHFSPETVTRFLRQAGFAVEEILHQKARKDFLQSAEYLENKMLARALRHPLVRGVVLGPLVGVLAALGKTSRMSIFARKERPL